In the genome of Candidatus Lernaella stagnicola, one region contains:
- the fabD gene encoding ACP S-malonyltransferase, giving the protein MTTSVALLFPGQGAQFVGMGTELAERFPVVAEWYERAEEACGLPLRELFASGPPEQLCLTEILQPALLTVEIGAWLALQELAQPKIVAALGHSLGEYAALVAAGVLDPADAVALVRKRGHYMQSAVPAGVGGMMAVIGLRTEYVYRACEEFGGEEGIGVWVANDNCPGQIVVSGHIEGLKQIAGMFKDMGARRLIALDVSAPFHCPLMEPAAEAFVDDLYEAKANEPRFPVIANATAAPYKDADAVALLLEAQIHSPVLFRESLALLPHFKPDVLLDLGPKPVISGLAKRTIPDIRILAADTPDKLEQAAKELE; this is encoded by the coding sequence ATGACCACGTCGGTCGCGCTGCTATTCCCCGGTCAGGGAGCGCAATTCGTCGGCATGGGTACGGAGCTGGCGGAGAGGTTCCCGGTCGTCGCCGAATGGTACGAGAGGGCCGAAGAGGCTTGTGGACTGCCCCTGCGTGAATTGTTCGCTTCCGGTCCGCCGGAACAACTGTGCCTCACCGAAATTCTGCAACCCGCACTGCTGACCGTCGAGATCGGCGCCTGGCTGGCGCTGCAGGAACTGGCTCAACCAAAGATCGTGGCCGCCTTGGGTCATTCGTTGGGAGAATACGCGGCGCTGGTCGCCGCCGGCGTTCTGGATCCGGCCGACGCGGTGGCCCTGGTGCGCAAACGCGGGCATTACATGCAATCGGCAGTGCCGGCCGGGGTGGGCGGCATGATGGCCGTTATCGGCTTGCGCACCGAGTACGTATATCGCGCTTGCGAAGAGTTCGGCGGCGAAGAAGGCATCGGTGTTTGGGTCGCCAACGACAACTGCCCCGGGCAGATCGTCGTTTCGGGGCACATCGAGGGGCTGAAGCAGATCGCGGGCATGTTCAAGGACATGGGGGCTAGGCGGCTGATCGCGTTGGACGTCAGCGCTCCTTTCCATTGCCCGTTGATGGAACCGGCAGCCGAAGCGTTTGTGGACGACCTGTACGAGGCGAAGGCGAACGAGCCGCGTTTTCCGGTGATCGCCAACGCGACCGCCGCGCCATACAAAGATGCAGACGCGGTTGCTCTGCTGCTCGAAGCGCAGATTCACTCTCCGGTTCTTTTCCGCGAGTCGCTGGCTCTATTGCCGCATTTCAAGCCCGATGTGCTGCTCGACCTGGGTCCGAAACCGGTGATTTCCGGCTTGGCGAAACGAACGATACCTGATATTCGAATTCTAGCGGCCGATACCCCGGACAAATTAGAACAAGCAGCCAAGGAGTTGGAA
- the rpmF gene encoding 50S ribosomal protein L32, which yields MAVPKRKISHARGAKRKAGQRKAKPATLIPCPNCQEKMIPHRVCPSCGFYKGREIIEQAEE from the coding sequence ATGGCCGTACCGAAACGAAAAATCAGCCACGCCCGCGGCGCCAAGCGCAAAGCGGGTCAACGCAAGGCCAAACCGGCAACACTGATTCCGTGCCCGAACTGCCAGGAAAAGATGATACCGCATCGCGTGTGTCCGTCCTGCGGTTTCTATAAGGGCCGCGAAATCATCGAGCAAGCCGAAGAGTAA
- a CDS encoding YceD family protein — MKILIHRISEPGDAVEFSVPGSLLRQWLGGQGSIIRCSDCVARLRLERLDQLVSIRGTAAFGMRFVCGRCGGEFDADLSVPVEMVLSPRPGDGLEAVEDIGTGYHNGRQIDLGRTVLEQVALAMPEVLLCDSDCKGVATDYET; from the coding sequence ATGAAAATCCTCATTCACCGCATTAGTGAGCCGGGCGATGCCGTCGAATTTTCAGTGCCGGGCTCCTTGCTGCGGCAATGGTTGGGCGGACAAGGTAGTATCATTCGTTGCTCGGACTGCGTGGCCCGACTCCGATTGGAACGATTGGACCAATTGGTTTCGATACGCGGGACGGCGGCGTTCGGCATGCGCTTTGTGTGCGGGCGTTGCGGCGGCGAATTCGATGCCGATTTGAGCGTGCCCGTAGAGATGGTGCTCTCGCCGCGACCGGGCGACGGTTTGGAGGCGGTCGAGGACATCGGAACCGGCTACCATAACGGTCGGCAGATCGATTTGGGACGCACCGTATTGGAACAAGTCGCCCTGGCGATGCCGGAAGTGCTATTGTGTGATTCGGATTGCAAGGGCGTTGCAACGGATTATGAAACGTAA
- a CDS encoding formylglycine-generating enzyme family protein — protein MRHVKFFAAVAVALALAVVIFVVVAQQNKGDDAPDGIVQIPGGWFTMGCSPRDGKCYDSERPSKRVHVDAFFIDTHEVTQAEYQHVMGDNPSHSKNCANCPVETVNWTEARRYCAKVGKRLPTEVEWEYAARGGTTGVRYADLDSVAWYDGNSGRKTHPVGQKQPNAYGLYDMLGNVWEWCEDWFDENWYSRMPERNPINTQNNSTRVLRGGGWVNIPRGVRASARNRYYPDVRNPYVGFRCSRDLE, from the coding sequence ATGAGACATGTGAAGTTTTTTGCGGCGGTGGCCGTCGCGCTGGCGCTCGCGGTGGTGATTTTTGTCGTGGTCGCGCAGCAAAACAAGGGCGACGATGCGCCCGATGGCATTGTTCAGATTCCCGGCGGGTGGTTCACGATGGGGTGTTCGCCCCGAGATGGGAAGTGTTACGACAGCGAAAGACCTAGCAAGCGGGTGCACGTGGATGCCTTTTTCATCGACACCCACGAGGTGACGCAGGCCGAGTACCAGCACGTGATGGGCGATAACCCCAGTCATTCCAAGAACTGCGCCAACTGCCCGGTGGAAACGGTGAATTGGACCGAAGCGCGCCGCTACTGCGCGAAAGTGGGCAAACGTCTGCCGACCGAGGTGGAATGGGAATACGCGGCCCGCGGCGGGACGACGGGGGTGCGGTACGCCGACCTCGACTCCGTGGCGTGGTACGACGGCAACTCCGGCAGAAAGACTCATCCCGTGGGCCAGAAGCAGCCGAACGCCTATGGTTTGTACGACATGCTGGGCAACGTGTGGGAGTGGTGTGAGGATTGGTTCGACGAAAATTGGTACTCGCGGATGCCGGAGCGCAACCCGATCAACACTCAAAATAACTCGACCCGCGTGCTTCGGGGTGGTGGCTGGGTCAATATTCCCCGGGGCGTACGCGCGTCGGCTCGGAACAGGTACTATCCGGACGTCCGTAACCCCTACGTAGGGTTTCGATGTTCCCGGGACTTAGAATAA
- a CDS encoding SUMF1/EgtB/PvdO family nonheme iron enzyme — protein MGDEKKYRVFISSTFIDNAERRKTVDDAIVSAGMLPVGMEWFTASTRPTVEFCTQMAAECDLLVGIIAWRYGWIPKGSKVSITEMEYDAAKEAGKDRLMFVLDPSLPFTQKEFDQDKDKWVKQQKLETFKARFSEDQMPAHFNETTLGTRVLAALTDWRLQEEAGDSGPAKLKKPESACKTNPAVDDDIRLYCAKVESLHSHLPVAGFVTHLKVPIDIDDIYVPLTATVDLRGFGEGAFYSAKHAEECLRGCEDRQLEIALPEAFRQSERRKRKGVVILGDPGSGKTTHLKRLLLWCLRKGTADLGLPADMLPVFLPLRELRDLNHGLDAFIQSQFEGKHLGVPAGFGERMIRRGNLLLLFDGLDEVADLAQREQVSKWIVDAVRELPTCRFVVTSRYAGYSETVRLSEDFLEMHIRPLNADQAARFVHNWYRAVEVQQAKDPVQGESIARTKAEDLIDRLSQPDFRARRVFELTRNPLLLTNLCLVHRQRGAMPKKRSRLYEECVDVLLEYWRAAKGLKIGVDAREGRRVLQPAALWLHEKEGRTYATAEELEPVLYPALKKVGWEGGTANDFLSTIRDQSGLLVGWDTEHYGFMHLGFQEYLAAREIRSQAFSNPEVIKELASHFGESWWEEVALLLLALEDPSLFEPFMREVVKLPAFSDNINMVEMCLDDAAEISTAPFRELLVKAAGKDRGLWERQFTALRILYRLDPQAVETLAGKLRGHPDDRIRNWFKLKKEEAAKRATQKVIHTEPGGVELVHIPGGSFMMGRSEDDEVRRWSDELPRHSVTLNEFYLGRYPVTNEEYGRFLTDNPKSKEPEFWADRKWNQPTQPVVGVTWDDAKAFAEWAGGRLPSEAEWEFACRTGTTGSRYGTLDEIAWYKGNSNGQLQPVGLKKPNAFGLYDTLGNVWEWCEDDWHENYDGAPDNGSTWVKQKRGESARVVRGGSWGDLAVYVRASIRGGGNPDYRGSNVGFRISRDC, from the coding sequence ATGGGTGACGAAAAAAAATACAGGGTTTTCATCTCCAGCACCTTCATCGACAACGCCGAACGTCGGAAGACGGTCGACGATGCGATTGTCTCCGCTGGTATGCTGCCGGTGGGCATGGAGTGGTTCACGGCCAGCACCCGCCCTACAGTCGAATTCTGCACCCAGATGGCGGCGGAGTGCGACCTGCTCGTAGGGATCATCGCCTGGCGGTACGGCTGGATTCCAAAGGGAAGCAAAGTCTCCATCACGGAAATGGAATACGACGCTGCCAAAGAAGCCGGGAAAGACCGCCTGATGTTCGTGCTCGATCCTTCACTGCCGTTCACCCAAAAAGAGTTCGATCAGGACAAGGATAAATGGGTTAAGCAACAAAAGCTGGAGACATTCAAGGCTAGGTTTTCTGAGGACCAGATGCCCGCTCACTTTAATGAGACGACCCTTGGAACGCGGGTCTTGGCCGCCCTCACGGATTGGCGTCTCCAAGAAGAGGCCGGTGATTCGGGCCCCGCGAAGCTGAAGAAACCAGAGTCTGCGTGTAAGACCAACCCTGCCGTCGATGATGACATCCGGCTTTACTGTGCCAAAGTCGAATCCCTGCACAGCCATCTCCCCGTTGCGGGGTTCGTGACCCACCTCAAGGTGCCCATCGACATCGATGACATCTACGTTCCCCTGACCGCCACGGTGGACCTCCGAGGCTTCGGCGAGGGTGCTTTCTACAGCGCCAAGCACGCCGAGGAGTGCCTGCGAGGTTGCGAGGATCGCCAGCTTGAAATCGCACTACCTGAAGCGTTCCGGCAATCGGAGCGGCGGAAGCGAAAGGGCGTTGTGATCCTCGGCGACCCCGGCTCCGGCAAGACCACCCATCTCAAGCGGCTGCTCCTCTGGTGTTTGCGAAAGGGCACCGCCGACCTGGGGTTGCCCGCGGATATGCTGCCCGTCTTTCTGCCCTTACGCGAACTCAGAGATTTGAACCACGGGTTGGACGCCTTCATCCAAAGCCAGTTCGAGGGCAAGCACCTTGGAGTGCCAGCCGGTTTTGGGGAACGGATGATCCGGCGCGGCAATCTCCTGTTGCTTTTTGACGGTTTGGACGAGGTAGCTGATCTCGCCCAGCGCGAACAGGTCTCCAAATGGATCGTCGACGCTGTCAGAGAGCTCCCCACTTGCCGCTTTGTAGTGACGAGTCGCTACGCTGGGTACAGCGAAACGGTTCGCCTCTCCGAAGATTTCCTGGAGATGCACATCCGCCCCCTAAACGCCGACCAGGCGGCGCGGTTCGTACATAACTGGTACCGCGCAGTAGAAGTCCAACAGGCCAAGGACCCTGTTCAAGGCGAGTCCATCGCCAGAACTAAGGCCGAAGATCTTATCGACAGGCTGAGCCAACCGGACTTTCGCGCTCGGCGTGTATTTGAGCTGACCCGTAATCCGCTGCTTTTGACCAACCTGTGCCTCGTGCATCGGCAGCGGGGTGCGATGCCGAAAAAGCGGTCACGTTTGTATGAAGAGTGCGTGGATGTACTGCTGGAATATTGGCGGGCGGCAAAGGGGCTGAAAATCGGTGTGGACGCCCGGGAAGGGCGAAGAGTTCTGCAACCGGCAGCCCTATGGCTTCACGAGAAGGAGGGGCGAACTTACGCCACAGCAGAAGAACTCGAACCGGTTCTTTATCCCGCGTTGAAGAAGGTGGGGTGGGAAGGCGGCACAGCAAATGATTTCCTATCGACCATCCGCGACCAAAGCGGCCTGCTTGTCGGCTGGGACACGGAGCACTATGGCTTCATGCACCTGGGGTTCCAGGAATACCTAGCAGCACGGGAAATCCGCAGTCAGGCGTTCTCCAACCCCGAGGTAATCAAGGAGCTGGCCTCGCACTTCGGGGAAAGCTGGTGGGAGGAGGTTGCCCTGCTGCTGCTGGCGCTGGAAGACCCTTCTCTGTTCGAGCCCTTCATGCGCGAGGTCGTGAAGCTGCCGGCTTTCAGTGACAACATCAACATGGTGGAGATGTGCCTGGACGATGCGGCGGAGATCTCGACCGCGCCGTTTCGCGAACTGCTGGTAAAAGCCGCCGGTAAAGACCGTGGTCTTTGGGAAAGGCAATTTACCGCCTTGCGCATCCTATACCGACTCGATCCACAGGCGGTCGAAACGCTCGCAGGGAAATTGAGAGGCCACCCCGACGACAGGATAAGGAACTGGTTCAAGTTGAAGAAGGAGGAGGCCGCAAAACGGGCGACGCAGAAGGTCATCCACACCGAACCTGGGGGTGTCGAGTTGGTTCACATTCCCGGCGGGTCATTCATGATGGGACGCTCTGAGGATGATGAAGTCCGTCGTTGGTCGGACGAATTGCCTCGCCATTCAGTGACGCTCAACGAATTTTATTTGGGGCGTTACCCGGTCACTAACGAGGAGTACGGCCGGTTTTTAACAGATAATCCAAAATCCAAAGAGCCAGAATTTTGGGCTGATCGAAAGTGGAATCAGCCGACACAACCCGTAGTCGGCGTGACCTGGGATGACGCCAAGGCGTTTGCCGAATGGGCGGGTGGGCGTTTGCCCAGTGAGGCAGAATGGGAGTTCGCCTGCCGAACGGGCACCACAGGCTCACGTTACGGAACGTTGGATGAGATCGCTTGGTACAAAGGGAACTCCAACGGCCAACTTCAACCAGTTGGGTTGAAAAAGCCCAACGCCTTTGGGTTGTACGATACTCTCGGTAACGTCTGGGAATGGTGCGAGGACGACTGGCACGAAAACTACGACGGAGCGCCAGATAACGGAAGCACCTGGGTGAAGCAGAAACGCGGCGAGAGTGCCCGTGTTGTCCGCGGCGGTAGCTGGGGCGATCTTGCTGTCTATGTGCGCGCGTCGATTCGGGGCGGGGGCAATCCAGACTACCGTGGCAGCAACGTAGGGTTTCGTATTTCCCGGGACTGTTAA
- a CDS encoding SUMF1/EgtB/PvdO family nonheme iron enzyme → MKKVPSTTGNLPQRKPKYLGAMLTFVKELSAEQLKEFPILRGFVNAVQKLSDDEAGRRQEELLNRLVGIGEQTQEDLDFLTEINLLQTMLLVKLLSKHDAADISTEQRRLAVFSLETALGDYAEDLRADLSTALGNTPEHPELFHFVEQPVSRYAPPARNEMEAGREQFISSNLDEVKEAIRSGRSVLLVAEAGVGKSVVLWHLALSLCESGQDAMEHLPVICKCSALNPVPYGRKLAEWRGLIPKAMPASVDLRSQIATDLVDNRRVVFLFDGLDQVGDPAQQKTITDEVLDPKRERFSGCPVVLTSRFEKVNVPQFHQDGFAVFKLEPFDDEGVNAFYGEEMLENPQVRNLLTDEELRCVGFFARMVKWMHHTGGLAKITTKGELFRQYLGRFLQRAADAGYVKSVELQGIEACLRDISLAAYQQDEPAILEVPSEIVECFKHHQRYLDALDRASLAYLRPIVDLEPHDPLAAVTSRPLVFQHQIVQDYYAAQALLRKWDEGVEAFNAALGQVGTFILRMAEFILEGLVERNAPLRPIHDQLYKNQLQVGERLWRMTYLLYLRDNLVERLGLEGELAAIRDDEAEQAREKQITEFGPEPWEWLEIPGTDIRYKMIKIPSGLFLMGGWRNNDEKPVRWIEITKPFLMGEVPVTQGLYEAVAEEEKKPSRFKGENRPVEQVSWPDAVRFCNALSKKLGYASAYEIEGDDVRLVEGATGFRLPSEAEWECGCRAGTTTERYGEIDKIAWYTDNSGRETKPVKDEKKLANKFGLHDMLGNVWEWCQDWYDDKGYLKMPGETQLTQDNSAYRVVRGGGWGDTAGGVRASFRDRYFPVDRINDVGFRISRDC, encoded by the coding sequence ATGAAAAAAGTGCCCTCAACCACCGGCAACTTGCCTCAACGCAAACCCAAATATCTCGGTGCGATGTTGACCTTTGTAAAAGAATTGAGCGCAGAGCAGCTCAAAGAGTTCCCGATACTGCGTGGGTTCGTAAACGCCGTGCAGAAGCTCTCCGACGATGAAGCCGGGAGAAGGCAAGAGGAACTGCTTAATCGGCTGGTAGGGATCGGCGAACAGACTCAGGAGGACCTGGATTTCCTCACCGAAATCAACCTGCTTCAAACCATGCTGCTCGTTAAACTCCTGAGCAAACACGATGCCGCCGACATTTCTACTGAACAGCGCCGCCTTGCAGTTTTCTCCTTGGAGACCGCCCTTGGGGATTACGCTGAGGATCTCCGCGCCGACCTAAGCACAGCGCTGGGCAACACACCGGAGCATCCGGAACTCTTCCACTTTGTTGAGCAGCCGGTCAGCCGGTACGCCCCGCCGGCGCGGAATGAAATGGAAGCTGGTCGTGAACAATTCATCAGTTCAAACCTGGATGAGGTGAAGGAGGCGATTCGTAGCGGCCGGTCGGTTCTGCTCGTGGCGGAAGCGGGAGTCGGAAAAAGTGTGGTGCTGTGGCACTTGGCACTATCGCTCTGCGAGTCCGGTCAGGACGCCATGGAACACCTGCCCGTCATCTGCAAATGCAGCGCCCTGAATCCGGTGCCCTACGGTCGAAAACTTGCGGAGTGGCGAGGGCTAATCCCGAAGGCAATGCCCGCCTCGGTCGACCTGAGATCGCAGATCGCCACCGACCTGGTTGACAACCGGCGGGTGGTTTTCCTGTTCGACGGCCTGGACCAGGTCGGCGATCCCGCGCAGCAGAAGACCATCACCGACGAAGTGCTTGACCCAAAACGTGAGCGCTTTTCCGGCTGCCCCGTGGTGCTGACCTCCAGGTTCGAGAAGGTGAATGTACCCCAATTTCACCAAGACGGATTTGCGGTGTTCAAGTTAGAGCCCTTCGACGATGAGGGCGTGAACGCGTTTTACGGCGAGGAGATGCTCGAGAACCCTCAAGTGCGGAATCTGCTAACAGATGAGGAATTGCGCTGCGTCGGCTTCTTCGCCCGAATGGTGAAATGGATGCACCATACCGGCGGCCTCGCCAAAATCACGACGAAGGGTGAATTATTCAGGCAATACCTCGGACGCTTCCTGCAACGGGCGGCTGACGCGGGGTACGTGAAGTCCGTTGAACTTCAGGGGATCGAGGCGTGCTTGCGGGATATCTCCTTGGCCGCTTATCAGCAGGATGAACCGGCAATTTTAGAGGTTCCGTCTGAAATCGTGGAATGCTTCAAGCATCATCAAAGATACCTGGATGCACTCGACCGCGCCTCGTTAGCCTACCTGCGCCCCATTGTTGACCTGGAACCTCACGACCCGCTGGCCGCAGTCACCTCTCGCCCACTGGTTTTCCAGCACCAAATTGTTCAGGACTACTATGCGGCGCAAGCGCTGCTGCGGAAATGGGACGAAGGTGTCGAAGCCTTCAACGCCGCGCTCGGCCAAGTGGGAACGTTCATTCTGCGTATGGCCGAGTTCATCCTGGAAGGGCTAGTTGAGCGGAATGCGCCCTTGAGACCGATTCACGACCAACTCTACAAAAATCAACTTCAGGTAGGTGAACGCCTCTGGAGAATGACCTACCTGCTATACCTGCGGGACAACCTAGTCGAGCGGTTGGGGTTGGAAGGAGAATTGGCGGCTATCCGTGACGACGAAGCCGAGCAGGCGCGAGAAAAACAAATCACTGAATTTGGTCCCGAGCCCTGGGAGTGGTTGGAAATCCCGGGCACGGACATCCGGTACAAGATGATCAAGATTCCATCGGGGCTGTTCCTCATGGGTGGGTGGAGAAACAACGACGAGAAGCCGGTTCGTTGGATCGAGATCACCAAGCCATTCCTGATGGGTGAGGTGCCGGTGACGCAGGGATTGTACGAAGCTGTGGCCGAGGAGGAAAAGAAGCCAAGCCGTTTCAAGGGGGAAAACCGGCCCGTGGAGCAGGTCAGTTGGCCGGACGCGGTTCGTTTCTGCAACGCGCTCTCGAAAAAGCTCGGCTACGCCTCGGCGTATGAGATCGAGGGGGACGATGTCCGGCTCGTGGAAGGCGCGACCGGCTTCCGGTTGCCTTCCGAGGCGGAGTGGGAGTGCGGTTGCCGGGCGGGCACCACGACCGAACGCTACGGCGAGATCGATAAGATCGCATGGTACACGGACAACTCCGGAAGAGAAACGAAACCGGTCAAAGATGAAAAAAAGTTAGCCAACAAGTTCGGCTTGCACGACATGCTCGGAAATGTCTGGGAGTGGTGCCAAGATTGGTATGACGATAAAGGGTACTTGAAGATGCCAGGGGAAACCCAACTAACTCAAGATAACTCAGCGTACCGTGTTGTCCGCGGCGGTGGCTGGGGCGATACTGCGGGGGGTGTGCGCGCGTCGTTTCGGGACAGGTACTTTCCGGTCGACCGTATCAACGACGTTGGGTTTCGTATTTCCCGGGACTGTTAA
- a CDS encoding class I SAM-dependent methyltransferase: MSYEAQLRETFGELDLGVEDLFLLDDFQIGYLPERAPRRELAVTLHANPALRRYFVSKWPPIATYLATILRLFQPVDDRKTLISCADRLVWEIAEMIVYNKHPDFFARSTGRVDLAEITKITPLAGKVVIDAGAGPGTLAFPAAAEAKLVMAVEPASGMRRYLREQICERNVLNIQAIDGFLHAIPLPADFADVLLTCRAIGWNLEAELVEIERVLRPGGFAVHLSGYQQDEANPVHETLVAAPWNYHVETYVENGITKRKYWKQLS; encoded by the coding sequence ATGAGTTACGAAGCTCAGTTGCGGGAAACATTCGGCGAACTGGACCTGGGTGTTGAAGACCTCTTCCTGCTCGACGATTTCCAGATCGGCTACCTTCCGGAGCGAGCGCCGCGGCGAGAATTGGCTGTCACCCTGCACGCAAATCCTGCCTTGCGACGCTATTTCGTCTCCAAATGGCCGCCGATTGCAACCTATCTGGCAACGATTTTACGACTATTTCAGCCGGTTGATGACCGAAAGACACTAATTTCCTGTGCCGATCGCCTCGTCTGGGAGATCGCCGAGATGATCGTCTACAACAAGCATCCGGACTTTTTCGCGCGCTCGACCGGCCGCGTCGATCTCGCCGAAATCACGAAAATCACCCCGCTGGCCGGGAAGGTTGTCATCGACGCAGGGGCCGGACCCGGCACGCTTGCCTTTCCCGCAGCCGCCGAGGCGAAGCTGGTTATGGCCGTTGAACCCGCCTCGGGCATGCGGCGTTATCTCCGCGAACAAATTTGCGAGCGTAACGTGTTGAATATACAGGCTATCGACGGATTCCTGCACGCGATTCCCCTGCCTGCCGACTTTGCCGACGTCCTGCTGACCTGCCGCGCCATCGGCTGGAACCTGGAGGCCGAACTGGTTGAAATTGAACGCGTTTTGCGGCCCGGCGGTTTCGCGGTGCACCTCAGCGGCTACCAGCAAGACGAAGCGAATCCGGTGCACGAAACGCTCGTCGCCGCCCCGTGGAACTACCATGTCGAAACCTACGTCGAAAACGGTATCACCAAGCGTAAGTATTGGAAACAACTGAGTTAA
- a CDS encoding phasin family protein, whose translation MNAPNKQDSGSGHIVPELLTHLWDEAQKAMNRTEAQISTFTNTLVDKGTVTREEATRAFADILKRMNTNRKEMAVFMDGSLDHVCRALHIPTRTEMDTIRQRIDSLRKRIDAVQGKIS comes from the coding sequence ATGAACGCACCGAACAAACAGGATAGCGGGTCCGGTCACATCGTCCCTGAATTGCTTACGCACCTTTGGGATGAAGCCCAAAAAGCGATGAACCGGACCGAAGCCCAAATCTCGACCTTCACCAACACGTTGGTCGACAAGGGCACCGTGACCCGCGAGGAGGCGACGCGAGCGTTCGCCGATATCCTCAAGCGGATGAACACGAACCGAAAAGAGATGGCGGTGTTCATGGACGGCAGTCTCGACCACGTTTGTCGAGCCTTGCACATCCCGACCCGCACCGAGATGGATACGATTCGGCAGCGAATCGACTCCCTGCGAAAACGGATCGACGCTGTGCAGGGAAAGATCAGCTAG
- a CDS encoding phasin family protein — MVDKAKELIPSFIMDGIKNISEPLNRAEKAIERARETLMKRAGDLDTKDVKKVFDDVRKQIERARGELESLFADGMGRTMQALNLPSREELEAVKADIAQLSKDLKALKKPAKKAAKKPAAPKKAAPKKAAKKAAPKKAAPKKAAPKKAAPKKAAKKAGRKK, encoded by the coding sequence ATGGTCGACAAAGCGAAAGAACTGATCCCGAGTTTCATTATGGATGGCATCAAAAACATCTCTGAGCCGCTCAACCGGGCCGAAAAAGCCATCGAACGTGCGCGTGAAACCTTGATGAAGCGTGCCGGCGATCTGGATACCAAAGACGTCAAGAAAGTTTTCGACGACGTGCGCAAGCAGATCGAAAGAGCGCGCGGCGAGTTGGAATCCCTTTTTGCCGATGGTATGGGCCGCACGATGCAGGCGTTGAACCTGCCGAGTCGTGAAGAGCTCGAGGCGGTCAAGGCCGACATCGCGCAGCTTTCGAAGGATCTCAAGGCGCTGAAGAAACCGGCGAAAAAGGCTGCCAAGAAACCGGCCGCTCCGAAGAAGGCCGCTCCGAAGAAGGCCGCCAAGAAAGCAGCCCCGAAGAAAGCCGCTCCGAAGAAAGCCGCCCCGAAGAAAGCCGCCCCGAAGAAAGCCGCCAAAAAAGCCGGCCGGAAGAAATAA
- the bioA gene encoding adenosylmethionine--8-amino-7-oxononanoate transaminase: MSRSTKELRRLDRRHVWHPFTQMSGWQDEDFPVIVGGQGVHLIDSEGRHYLDGVSSLWTNVHGHRVPQIDEALREQLDRIAHSTLLGLGSEASIDFAAALAPHLPGDLERIFYSDNGATAMEVAVKIAFAYWRHIERPEKNIFYCFEEAYHGDTIGSVSVGGIDLFHSLYQPLLFDAPQLPYPFAPLQPKDRDRDAFAEQCWAQIETTLRDQAASAAAVVIEPLMQGAGGMRPAPAGFLRRLRELCDELDILLIVDEVATGFGRTGKLFACDHEGVVPDLMGMAKGISGGYLPLAATAVSEKVYEAFLGPLSAQKTFFHGHTYTGNPLACAAAKANLEILVEQALPIVPERVEALADCLRTCEELPHVAQTRQVGLMAGIELVADPETFEPYPADRRMGHQVTLAARRRGAIIRPLGDVIVLMPPLAMTPAQINELNRVVVDSIVEVTG, from the coding sequence ATGTCGCGGTCTACTAAAGAACTACGCCGTCTCGACCGTCGCCACGTATGGCATCCTTTCACGCAGATGAGCGGCTGGCAGGACGAAGATTTCCCCGTCATCGTCGGCGGGCAGGGTGTGCATTTAATCGACAGCGAGGGCCGCCATTACCTGGACGGCGTCTCGAGTTTGTGGACCAACGTGCACGGTCATCGCGTGCCGCAGATTGACGAGGCGCTGCGCGAGCAACTCGATCGAATCGCGCATTCCACTTTGTTGGGCCTGGGCAGCGAGGCGTCGATCGACTTCGCGGCCGCGCTCGCCCCGCATCTGCCCGGCGACCTGGAACGCATTTTCTACTCCGACAACGGCGCGACCGCGATGGAAGTGGCGGTGAAAATCGCCTTCGCTTATTGGCGGCATATCGAGCGGCCCGAAAAGAACATCTTCTATTGTTTCGAGGAAGCGTACCACGGCGACACCATCGGCTCGGTGAGCGTGGGCGGCATCGATCTGTTCCATTCGCTCTACCAGCCGCTGCTGTTCGACGCGCCGCAATTGCCCTATCCTTTCGCGCCGTTGCAGCCCAAGGATCGAGACCGTGACGCCTTCGCCGAGCAATGCTGGGCGCAAATCGAAACCACCCTTCGCGACCAGGCCGCCTCCGCCGCCGCCGTCGTGATCGAACCGCTGATGCAGGGCGCCGGGGGCATGCGACCGGCCCCGGCCGGGTTCCTGCGCCGCCTGCGCGAGCTTTGCGACGAACTGGATATCCTGCTCATCGTCGACGAAGTCGCCACAGGTTTCGGGCGCACCGGCAAGCTGTTCGCCTGCGACCACGAAGGTGTCGTCCCCGACCTGATGGGCATGGCCAAGGGCATCTCCGGCGGCTACCTGCCGCTGGCGGCGACCGCTGTGAGCGAGAAGGTTTACGAAGCCTTTCTCGGGCCGCTTTCCGCGCAGAAGACTTTTTTCCACGGCCACACCTACACCGGCAATCCGCTGGCTTGCGCCGCGGCGAAGGCGAATCTGGAAATCCTCGTCGAACAGGCGCTGCCCATCGTGCCGGAACGGGTCGAGGCGCTGGCGGATTGTCTGCGCACCTGTGAGGAGTTGCCGCACGTGGCGCAGACCCGGCAGGTGGGGTTGATGGCCGGGATCGAACTGGTGGCCGATCCGGAGACCTTCGAACCCTATCCCGCCGACCGGCGCATGGGCCACCAAGTGACGTTGGCGGCGCGGCGTCGCGGGGCGATCATCCGGCCCTTGGGCGATGTGATCGTGCTGATGCCGCCGCTGGCGATGACGCCGGCGCAGATCAACGAATTAAATCGTGTTGTGGTGGATTCCATCGTCGAGGTGACCGGCTGA